One genomic region from Pyxicephalus adspersus chromosome 1, UCB_Pads_2.0, whole genome shotgun sequence encodes:
- the NCDN gene encoding neurochondrin isoform X1, which yields MSTKSKPCKAANPENSALERCLGVLKSAKNDSEQFAALLLVTKCVQASNLDDETRHKIFDSVGFSFLNRLLFSKSSLDGCPEYLLRSLGLTLLACFCTDPSLANHPQVLNKIPILNETISALSQQEIKNESSMVEDAYQCLMGIMAAAGGITHLVSGGTVSSLCQAYLNHSPGWENALKILINLLNSMPEKSWKKSRRELQLLLIKLSEEFNKHEDSNKFYLAEILPVFLPPTPILTETSWGKDCLKHLCAGLFKVLRNRLIVSQRDPALKLGACLSQGYGSSWLLIENRDERGRFLCLLISLACVEIRMALEDPNPLSSRHVIVTACYSLVEMGIQECAKEEEPPMLKEKQKLHLLQVIQEACGAVMYYLQQVVWEKHEDPFVLACVRLLGVWLAEETDCLKQEVIQLLPFLVHYMRTLFQLGAACRAQPKEVSEVALLCSNWGAVWPGDAIRFLLPAMCHLSAEEAPRRILISEGVPSLLCDYFRHQWEVFTSKDDMSPETRSEAELSMQSCCGVFLNLVVTEATLVGQESYFRTLLKLLVDSLPILLPNEGHMTLVANMSTLGLMISRLLANTPVLQEEKTKDFFEAAIQFLSHSHVASSDPDTGKLHIVLREEYSNAWADMSELWFLGVQAFSACLPLLSWLPPLVLESGWLHSLLSLLGQVSPESVDLEVVTVLQALFMELARSNVSCRELIQQQGGLEKANVYGMAALEQCLSEIH from the exons ATGTCGACAAAATCAAAACCCTGTAAGGCAGCAAACCCTGAAAATTCTGCCTTGGAAAGATGTTTGGGAGTTCTTAAATCTGCAAAGAATGACAGTGAGCAATTTGCTGCACTACTACTG GTGACGAAGTGTGTCCAAGCTTCTAATCTGGATGATGAAACCAGGCACAAAATTTTCGATTCAGTTGGGTTCTCTTTCCTAAACCGGCTTCTTTTCTCAAAATCTTCACTCGATGGATGTCCCGAGTACTTGCTTCGAAGTCTTGGTCTGACTCTGTTGGCTTGTTTTTGCACTGACCCTTCTTTGGCCAACCATCctcaagttttaaataaaattcccATTCTCAATGAAACTATAAGTGCATTAAGCCAACAAGAAATCAAAAATGAATCTTCTATGGTTGAGGATGCCTATCAATGTCTCATGGGCATCATGGCTGCTGCTGGGGGCATCACACACCTAGTTTCTGGTGGCACAGTATCTTCTTTATGTCAGGCTTATTTAAACCACAGTCCTGGATGGGAAAATGCTCTTAAAATTCTAATCAATTTGCTTAATTCTATGCCGGAGAAATCCTGGAAGAAAAGTCGAAGAGAACTACAACTGCTACTGATTAAACTCTCTGAAGAATTCAATAAGCATGAGGACAGTAACAAATTCTACCTAGCAGAAATTCTTCCAGTGTTCCTACCCCCTACACCAATTTTGACTGAGACTTCTTGGGGTAAAGACTGCCTAAAACATCTTTGTGCAGGTTTATTTAAAGTCCTTAGAAATAGGCTTATTGTTTCCCAAAGAGACCCGGCATTAAAGCTTGGCGCGTGCCTTTCTCAAGGTTATGGTTCCTCTTGGCTTTTGATTGAAAACAGAGATGAGAGGGGGAGATTTTTGTGTTTACTTATAAGTTTGGCTTGTGTTGAGATCAGGATGGCACTGGAGGATCCTAATCCACTCAGTTCCAGACACGTCATTGTTACAGCTTGCTACTCCTTGGTAGAGATGGGCATTCAAGAGTGTGCAAAGGAAGAGGAGCCCCCCATGCTTAAAGAGAAACAGAAGTTACATCTCCTTCAAGTTATACAGGAGGCCTGTGGAGCCGTGATGTACTACTTACAGCAG GTAGTCTGGGAAAAACATGAGGATCCGTTTGTTCTGGCTTGTGTAAGATTACTTGGAGTATGGCTGGCAGAGGAAACTGACTGTCTCAAGCAAGAGGTTATTCAGCTTCTTCCATTCCTGGTACATTATATGAGGACTTTGTTTCAACTGGGTGCTGCCTGTAGAGCTCAGCCTAAAGAAGTGTCTGAAGTGGCATTACTATGCAGCAACTGGGGTGCAGTATGGCCAGGAGACGCCATAAG ATTCCTGCTTCCTGCCATGTGCCATCTAAGTGCAGAAGAAGCACCTCGAAGGATATTAATCTCTGAAGGGGTTCCTTCATTGCTCTGTGACTACTTCAGACATCAGTGGGAGGTGTTTACATCCAAGGATGATATGTCGCCTGAAACAAGAAGTGAGGCAGAACTGAGTATGCAGAGCTGCTGTGGTGTCTTCCTCAACCTAGTGGTGACTGAAGCAACACTTGTTGG TCAAGAAAGTTACTTTAGGACTCTGTTGAAGCTTCTGGTAGATTCTCTTCCCATTCTCTTACCAAATGAAGGACACATGACTTTGGTAGCAAATATGTCCACTTTGGGGCTAATGATAAGCCGGTTATTGGCCAACACTCCGG TTTtgcaggaagaaaaaacaaaagatttctttGAGGCTGCCATTCAGTTCCTAAGTCATTCTCATGTTGCATCCAGTGATCCTGACACAGGAAAACTTCACATTGTTCTTCGTGAGGAGTATTCTAATGCTTGGGCGGATATGTCTGAATTGTGGTTCCTTGGAGTACAAGCATTCTCTGCCTGTCTTCCCCTGTTGTCCTGGTTGCCCCCACTAGTACTAGAGTCTGGCTGGTTGCATAGTTTGCTGTCTCTCTTGGGCCAGGTTTCACCGGAGTCTGTTGACTTAGAAGTAGTGACTGTGTTGCAGGCCCTTTTCATGGAGCTGGCACGGAGCAACGTCTCTTGCAGAGAACTCATCCAGCAACAAGGAGGGTTGGAGAAAGCCAACGTATATGGCATGGCTGCTTTGGAACAATGCTTATCTGAGATACACTGA
- the NCDN gene encoding neurochondrin isoform X2: MSTKSKPCKAANPENSALERCLGVLKSAKNDSEQFAALLLVTKCVQASNLDDETRHKIFDSVGFSFLNRLLFSKSSLDGCPEYLLRSLGLTLLACFCTDPSLANHPQVLNKIPILNETISALSQQEIKNESSMVEDAYQCLMGIMAAAGGITHLVSGGTVSSLCQAYLNHSPGWENALKILINLLNSMPEKSWKKSRRELQLLLIKLSEEFNKHEDSNKFYLAEILPVFLPPTPILTETSWGKDCLKHLCAGLFKVLRNRLIVSQRDPALKLGACLSQGYGSSWLLIENRDERGRFLCLLISLACVEIRMALEDPNPLSSRHVIVTACYSLVEMGIQECAKEEEPPMLKEKQKLHLLQVIQEACGAVMYYLQQVVWEKHEDPFVLACVRLLGVWLAEETDCLKQEVIQLLPFLVHYMRTLFQLGAACRAQPKEVSEVALLCSNWGAVWPGDAIRFLLPAMCHLSAEEAPRRILISEGVPSLLCDYFRHQWEVFTSKDDMSPETRSEAELSMQSCCGVFLNLVVTEATLVGQESYFRTLLKLLVDSLPILLPNEGHMTLVANMSTLGLMISRLLANTPGRKNKRFL, from the exons ATGTCGACAAAATCAAAACCCTGTAAGGCAGCAAACCCTGAAAATTCTGCCTTGGAAAGATGTTTGGGAGTTCTTAAATCTGCAAAGAATGACAGTGAGCAATTTGCTGCACTACTACTG GTGACGAAGTGTGTCCAAGCTTCTAATCTGGATGATGAAACCAGGCACAAAATTTTCGATTCAGTTGGGTTCTCTTTCCTAAACCGGCTTCTTTTCTCAAAATCTTCACTCGATGGATGTCCCGAGTACTTGCTTCGAAGTCTTGGTCTGACTCTGTTGGCTTGTTTTTGCACTGACCCTTCTTTGGCCAACCATCctcaagttttaaataaaattcccATTCTCAATGAAACTATAAGTGCATTAAGCCAACAAGAAATCAAAAATGAATCTTCTATGGTTGAGGATGCCTATCAATGTCTCATGGGCATCATGGCTGCTGCTGGGGGCATCACACACCTAGTTTCTGGTGGCACAGTATCTTCTTTATGTCAGGCTTATTTAAACCACAGTCCTGGATGGGAAAATGCTCTTAAAATTCTAATCAATTTGCTTAATTCTATGCCGGAGAAATCCTGGAAGAAAAGTCGAAGAGAACTACAACTGCTACTGATTAAACTCTCTGAAGAATTCAATAAGCATGAGGACAGTAACAAATTCTACCTAGCAGAAATTCTTCCAGTGTTCCTACCCCCTACACCAATTTTGACTGAGACTTCTTGGGGTAAAGACTGCCTAAAACATCTTTGTGCAGGTTTATTTAAAGTCCTTAGAAATAGGCTTATTGTTTCCCAAAGAGACCCGGCATTAAAGCTTGGCGCGTGCCTTTCTCAAGGTTATGGTTCCTCTTGGCTTTTGATTGAAAACAGAGATGAGAGGGGGAGATTTTTGTGTTTACTTATAAGTTTGGCTTGTGTTGAGATCAGGATGGCACTGGAGGATCCTAATCCACTCAGTTCCAGACACGTCATTGTTACAGCTTGCTACTCCTTGGTAGAGATGGGCATTCAAGAGTGTGCAAAGGAAGAGGAGCCCCCCATGCTTAAAGAGAAACAGAAGTTACATCTCCTTCAAGTTATACAGGAGGCCTGTGGAGCCGTGATGTACTACTTACAGCAG GTAGTCTGGGAAAAACATGAGGATCCGTTTGTTCTGGCTTGTGTAAGATTACTTGGAGTATGGCTGGCAGAGGAAACTGACTGTCTCAAGCAAGAGGTTATTCAGCTTCTTCCATTCCTGGTACATTATATGAGGACTTTGTTTCAACTGGGTGCTGCCTGTAGAGCTCAGCCTAAAGAAGTGTCTGAAGTGGCATTACTATGCAGCAACTGGGGTGCAGTATGGCCAGGAGACGCCATAAG ATTCCTGCTTCCTGCCATGTGCCATCTAAGTGCAGAAGAAGCACCTCGAAGGATATTAATCTCTGAAGGGGTTCCTTCATTGCTCTGTGACTACTTCAGACATCAGTGGGAGGTGTTTACATCCAAGGATGATATGTCGCCTGAAACAAGAAGTGAGGCAGAACTGAGTATGCAGAGCTGCTGTGGTGTCTTCCTCAACCTAGTGGTGACTGAAGCAACACTTGTTGG TCAAGAAAGTTACTTTAGGACTCTGTTGAAGCTTCTGGTAGATTCTCTTCCCATTCTCTTACCAAATGAAGGACACATGACTTTGGTAGCAAATATGTCCACTTTGGGGCTAATGATAAGCCGGTTATTGGCCAACACTCCGG gaagaaaaaacaaaagatttctttGA